CAGTGATAGCTTTAGAAGATTACTTTGTTATGTTTAGGCTTTTTCTTCTGACTTAGTTATTTGGGATGGAATCAAAAGGGTATTACCTGTTTTTGTGCATTTGCAGTTGTACAATCTCTCATAAATGTTACAGTTGTAGCAAAGATAACAGTCAAACAGAGGTGCAACAACCAATTCTTGATTCTAGCTTCCTAACTCCGATAGGTGAATCAATGAGCATTCGAGCCATAACAGTTAGAACATGCTTATTGCCTATTGGCAAgtagatgatttttttaaaagaaatgcaAAAGTAGATGTTTTGACCTCGTCACTTGTTTATTCATTGTTATCGGATCAGCTATATCACTTTACCCAGTATTTATAAGCAGATCATTCATTATTTTACAGTTTTTTAACCTGTTTCCTGATCTGTGCAAATTCATTCTCAGGCAGCTAAGGAGTTTGAAACTGAACTGAAAAAAGAGCCTGGGGAGGGTGGCGACCAGCCTCCACCGGCTATGCCCACGGCAGTAAGCGACAGGGACGAGACAAAGGGGCTAGAGGCATCAAGTAGCAAGGAGAGCACATGAGGATCAGTTTAGAGCTGTGAATTAGGGCTGTGTATGTAAAACTGGTAGTCTGTGTTTTTTGGAGTTAGCacattcctctctctctctctctctctctctctctctctgggacCACCTTGCAGTTGCACGGCATGTAGCGATATTGTTTGTACCCGGGAAGAGCACCTACCTTGTCTGTGAAAAAAGTCATGTTCAAATTATGAGGCTAAATGCTGAGCATAATTCAGATTGGCAATTGGCACCTGTAGCATTTCTCTTGTTATTGTACACTTGAGTGGTTCCAATCAAGCAGCCACTGCTTGACTGAGCTGAAAGTCTGACACTAGCTTACTGTAGGCAACAAGAGTACGAGACCCCGGTGGGCATTGGGAGTGAGAAACTATTTAGGGCCCATATGGCAGCCACCACATCCAGGTGCGGGTCCCAGTGTCAGCCACCGCAGCCCCACGTCCCGGGGCCACCCGCAGTGAGCGAAGAGGCGCCCACGCCACCGAAATGAACTCACAACGACAAGGCGAGAGACGGAAATATCGCCATGGCTctcctcgccgtcgcctccgcgcccaaaaccctaaaccccagcCTCTACCCGatccccggccgccgccgccgccggtgcctcCCCTCTTCCCTCCTCCGtctcccgccgccgctgccaagaTGGCGCCGCCTCCGGTGCTCTGCGCAGTACGACGAGGCCGCCCCGCCGCGACCGGGGGCGAAGACGACGACGCCGCGGCCGGCGGAGGTCCCGTGGAGCAGGGAGCTGTGCAACTCGGTGCGGCTCATCGGGACGGTGGGCACCGACGTCGAGCTGCGGCAGCTACCAAGCGGCGCCGCCGTCGCGAGGGGCCGCCTCGCCGTCTGGAAGTCGGCCACCGAGACCACATGGTAATCATTGGTTTTTAGGAGGCCGGCAAAGGCTTTTCTGCTTACATGGTGAAGTTAGAAAGTGCTAATGAAATCGTCCTTGGTTAAATACTTTATTTTGAAGCACCGAAGATTTAACCATAAGATGTGATAATTAGTAATTATTTCTATTAGGTTGTGTTAGCTAGCTATAAGAATTTCTTgcaactttaaaaaaattcagtaaCCTAATTCTGATGTACTATGGTGACCAACAAATGAGTTTTGATTTGTGATCACTTATTCTATGCATGGTTAGCGAAATAAGCATTAAACTGAGTTGCTGAGCTCACCATGAAGAAATAACCATGcctcatttgaattttgagtaTATTAGTTTGATaacaaaaaaaccaaaatttaAGAGCCAGCCCGAACATGACAGCATGCTTTGTCGATATAAACATTTCTTGCTATGCAACTATGTTATACTAATTTTTACGTTCTCTCAGAGTCAAAAATGAAGAATAATGGTTGAGATAATTGAAAAATACATTCTTAATAGTAATTGTTGTTTAAGTGTTTAATGGGGTGATTCTGTTATTGTACTGTAGGGTAACTCTAGCATTCTGGGATGACATGGCTGTTGTGGCCTCTGAGCATGTGAAGAAGGGCGATCGGATATTTGTTTCTGGACGGCTTGTGTCAGACACTGTTGATGAGGGGCCTGAGAAGCGGCAGGTTTATTACAAGGTATAATCTTTGCTGCTATGTTCGTTCTTGTTACCATGATTGCTTTATATGCTTTTTTTCATCATACCTCTTTTATGTGATTGTGATGAATTGATGTGTACACTATTTCACAGGTTGTTGTTCAACAGTTGAATTTCATTGAGTCCATCCAGCCAGTTCGTTTATATGAACCAGAGCCAAGCCAGGATGCCCCAGGTATGGATCTCAGTTAGGCCGTGTCACCTTCTTTTTAAATTGTAAAATTACTGCTTTCGGATCTTGTGTGCTCATATTCCTGTGAGATCATTCTCTATTTGTCTGGTCACATATGCTACTTTTAATAAACATTAGTAACACTTTTTTACTTTATGTTCAATCTGTCAATCCTCATCATGCAATCACTGTGGAACTTGGCTTTTGATCTATAGTATTTTAAGTTGTATTTTCGAAATGCACCAAAGTTATTTCTAATATCATAGCTACAATTTTCCTGCGATACATTTCCATTATGCCTTCTCCTTTACATAGATGTAAAAATAAAAGTCCCTTGTGAGAAGCCCTTCCTTTTAAGCAGTGCTCTTAAGGCGTTAAGGCAAGACGTGGCGACCCACCCCCTTCTTATCGCTTAGGCATTTAAGGCGAGGCGGTAAGGCGGGCGAGGCGGACGCCATGTTagagaaaagaaagggaaaatagGAGCATCAATGGGCCACAACCCCAACAAGCAATCAGCCCACTAGCCTACTAAAGCCCAATCAAAGCCAATAGCCCATAAAGCATCCCTCCCCTGCCCCCTCACGTGCTGTCTCCCGTTACCCTCCACTTCACGCCGCCTCCTGAATCCCCAACACCATCAGCCCCGCCGCCCCCAAGCGTCTCCACCGGCCCTGAATTGTCCCTTCCCCTACTCCTATCTAGATGGAGCACTGCTACCACCACCTTCCAGATGTTGCGTCATAGTTGAACGGGGACAGAGCTGCGCCGGCCATCACCCTGGAGTCAGCGAGGATAGGGAAGGCGGAGGGAGAACTGCGCCGCCTGTTGGTTCCCTGGTTCCCCTCCtgctcttcctctcttctccatgctCCCTCCTTCTCTCTGTCCTCCCCTATTTTGGCTAGGTGACGCTGACGCCGAGAACCGCAACTCGCCTGGACACCGCCTAGGCGTTGCCTTGAAAAGCATGCTTTAAAGATACCTATTATACAACATATTTTTCATATCTTTCGTctacaaattttttaaaacttaaAGATATTTTCCTGGGCATCTTCTGCAACATGAAAAGTCACTTCTAGAAGTTGTAGATAAGACCATTAGATCTATGTATTGACAAATTTATCCTGGTTTATTGTTATACAACAtgcaaaaaatataattatctTTTGCATTGAAAttccattttagaaaaatagcaagGTACTGCATTTGAGTACTCTTGCTGAAACAATTGATTGTTGCATCTGACTTTCTTCATCTTATTAAATGTCGTACTCCGCATTTAATAAAACTTCTTTCATTGTATCATATATGTGTGGTTGTTGGAGACACAAGGACAACGATGCACATAATTTGGTTCTAGAAAGCTGTTTATTGATgtgataaaaatatatgaaaaagtaAATATGGACTCTGTCTTGTTGAATCAAAGGTGGAAGACGTGGAGATTATTTTGATTCTACCTCTAGTTCAGCTGAGGATAACAATAGGGATAATACCAGTTCTCCCTCTCGATCAAATGGAGAGCTGTGGCAAGCTTTCTTTGCTAATCCTCTTGACTGGTGGGATAACAGGAAAAATAAGGTTAGATGTCTTATATATTTTCTGTGGGTCATTCTAATTTATTATCGTTACTATTTTCTGTGGCAACAGTTTGTCTTTTATGTAAACCACTTACCCTTTCATTCGGAGTGTATGTCAATTTGTCAAATGGAAAATATAATTTGAGTGCAATACTTGGAGAACTCCTAAAAGTCTAAAACCACTCAAAAGAAGTTCAAAGACCAAGAGAGAGGGATAAATGGTCATTGGAGTGTGGTTGAATGTTAAAAACAGAAGTGATAAACGGCCAAATTTTGttaggaaagaaaaaaaaaataagagccATTTTTTTAAGCTTTCTGTCGTCCAATTTTTATAGACAGTTAGTGCTgaagcttttcttttcttactTCAAAAGTTGAGAAGAGTGTGATAGAGTACTAGCAGGGTTCTGCATGTTGTATGGCGGAGATGTCTTCTGAACAAGATATACCTATTGCTTTGTGTTGACCTGTTTTAATCAGAAGAGACTGCACTGAATTTTCTGTACCAGAAGAACAAAAATAAAGTCTAGAAGTCGCAACTCAATAAACATAACATAAGTACAGTGGCGCAGTGTTCCCCGCAGAAGGCGGGTGGGGGGGTGGCCGCTTAGCACTTAGCCCGCCTTAGGACCTGGAATTAAAAGCTGGAAACTAGCCAGCAGGGCCAGTATGTGGTACCTGGAATTAAAAGCTGAGCGCCCAAGCCAATACATGGATGGAGATGGAGGTGAGGAACTGAGGGAGGGGGAGCAGGGGCGATATGCTGGTACCTGGAGCAGCGTTCCTCCCCATGTAGACTGCCGACTATGGAAGAATCCAGGCGGGTGGTAGCTGCTGAGTGCCTACACGTACAACTAGGGAAACACTGCAGTGGCCATACTTCTTCTTGAGCCGTGCACTCGTGCAATTGAGTTTTAGTAGTTTAAGTCCAGTGTTATATGTTCATGCAGAATTGAGACAACCACTTGAGTTCAGTAaccaatgcaaaaaaaaaaaaaaaagtgactgTCATCAAGATTTGTTATCGGTTACACAAGAACATTTTTGTTATGTACACCCATTTGGTGCTTTTCTTTataaattgaatttgaatttgttgTGCAGAAATGAGTATCTACTTATTATGTATAGTGTGACATATCCAGTTTAAAACTAATAGCTAGATG
The nucleotide sequence above comes from Phragmites australis chromosome 4, lpPhrAust1.1, whole genome shotgun sequence. Encoded proteins:
- the LOC133915829 gene encoding protein OSB2, chloroplastic-like yields the protein MALLAVASAPKTLNPSLYPIPGRRRRRCLPSSLLRLPPPLPRWRRLRCSAQYDEAAPPRPGAKTTTPRPAEVPWSRELCNSVRLIGTVGTDVELRQLPSGAAVARGRLAVWKSATETTWVTLAFWDDMAVVASEHVKKGDRIFVSGRLVSDTVDEGPEKRQVYYKVVVQQLNFIESIQPVRLYEPEPSQDAPGGRRGDYFDSTSSSAEDNNRDNTSSPSRSNGELWQAFFANPLDWWDNRKNKKNPRYPDFKHKHTGEALWVDGRNNPNWVISQLAVLDSRMGSLQDYERKPVSYMYADEFMTLDGNRSSL